A genomic window from Brachyspira sp. SAP_772 includes:
- a CDS encoding lipopolysaccharide assembly protein LapB, which produces MKDNIASSAYSLIRRKKYKKAKELLLSNRTALNRDANALAMLAFANIFLKDFYAAEEVSRKALREDSFCVNAMIAKGYISLHNGHRENALREYFRILELDPQNKIAKDNIERVRFLTNNAKGNEINPKAYILGKREISILKLLILIPIIFVISFLSYLAIDRGYPAIKYILLDKEQKELREKLQDVYLFEGLEDGKIPESAKSPTYSPKEVAEMFDKAKKNMRSASVNEAVMIINGALNSDINEYLKERFRVLKEFVIAPDYNIFRESPDYLTVVGNYELYNGGYIKWKADVNSISKTNIDGVPKNKARILVYDHNAENIVGVADLIYNVTLNLEPKNYIEVYGKVLGYDNKQKSIELEAQVIKHLPKKK; this is translated from the coding sequence ATGAAAGACAATATAGCTTCTAGTGCTTACAGCCTCATAAGAAGAAAAAAATATAAAAAAGCTAAAGAATTACTTTTATCTAATAGAACTGCATTAAACCGTGATGCTAATGCTCTTGCTATGCTTGCTTTTGCTAATATATTTTTAAAAGATTTTTATGCTGCTGAAGAGGTATCTAGAAAGGCACTTAGAGAGGATAGTTTTTGTGTGAATGCTATGATTGCAAAGGGATATATTAGTTTGCATAATGGGCATAGAGAAAATGCTTTAAGAGAGTATTTTAGAATATTAGAGCTTGACCCTCAAAACAAAATAGCTAAAGACAATATTGAAAGAGTGAGATTTTTAACTAATAATGCTAAAGGTAATGAGATTAACCCAAAAGCATATATTTTAGGAAAAAGAGAAATATCTATATTAAAACTTCTTATACTTATACCTATCATTTTTGTTATATCTTTTTTATCATATTTAGCAATAGACAGAGGATATCCTGCTATAAAATATATATTATTAGACAAAGAGCAGAAAGAGCTTAGAGAGAAATTACAAGATGTATATTTATTTGAGGGGCTTGAAGACGGTAAGATTCCAGAGAGTGCAAAGAGCCCTACCTACTCTCCTAAAGAAGTAGCAGAGATGTTTGACAAGGCTAAAAAGAATATGAGAAGTGCATCAGTTAATGAAGCTGTTATGATAATAAACGGTGCATTAAACAGTGACATAAATGAATATCTAAAAGAAAGATTTAGAGTTTTAAAAGAGTTTGTAATAGCACCAGATTATAATATATTTAGAGAAAGCCCAGATTATCTTACAGTGGTAGGAAACTATGAATTATATAATGGCGGATATATAAAATGGAAAGCGGACGTAAACAGCATATCAAAAACTAATATAGACGGTGTGCCAAAAAACAAAGCAAGAATATTGGTATATGATCACAACGCTGAAAACATAGTTGGTGTTGCTGACTTAATATACAATGTAACATTAAATCTAGAGCCAAAGAACTATATAGAAGTTTACGGCAAAGTATTAGGCTACGACAACAAACAAAAATCCATAGAGTTAGAAGCCCAAGTAATAAAGCATTTGCCTAAGAAGAAGTAA
- a CDS encoding type II toxin-antitoxin system HicB family antitoxin has protein sequence MKKNIETFVANIYKVKSGYNSTFYDFDGCVSAGKTLEEVIDNSKVALQMHIDGIIEDGEKIPKASSLEKIIKETEDEPITRMLIEVKVSREKKKRIDITLDESLLKTIDNLSSNRSEFISLAAKNYISSYYK, from the coding sequence ATGAAAAAAAATATAGAAACATTTGTAGCAAATATTTATAAAGTAAAATCAGGTTATAATTCAACATTTTACGATTTTGACGGATGTGTAAGTGCAGGTAAAACTTTAGAAGAAGTAATAGATAATTCTAAAGTAGCACTTCAAATGCATATTGATGGTATAATAGAAGATGGCGAGAAAATTCCAAAAGCTTCTAGTTTGGAAAAGATAATTAAAGAAACTGAAGATGAACCTATAACGAGAATGTTAATAGAGGTAAAAGTTTCAAGAGAGAAGAAGAAGAGAATAGATATTACATTAGACGAGAGTTTATTAAAGACAATAGATAACTTATCATCAAATAGAAGTGAATTTATATCATTAGCTGCCAAAAATTATATATCTAGTTATTATAAATAA
- a CDS encoding SurA N-terminal domain-containing protein, with amino-acid sequence MSSNKKIAIKKKSPVVKTLQWLGVSAVSILLIVYFLVIDTTGSQRTPTIGSVNGTPIYYTSTSPYGKAFREIESYYQQFGIPMNADIYNNIEDLAFRRAVTTILLDDLAAKNITVSDKIILQYMQSQFIDSNGNYNQMAYDAFIKNTPQAEKIRIEKDLKETVMAQTIALELFNGVKINSLELEREYIKNSTKRDIEMLYIDASDIVRNADILEVDIDKYFNDNKTNFVQADISWILLANAKDAENVYKTLKNDITLFDKTAKEKSIYTNEYHLGYVTRMEIDKNIADRVFTNTQTNIVLSPINVNGVYYVVLVNDIRLPEKYTDVNAGVLRDSYLNDNLKVLIEAEKAKQVEVLKNAVSNNNNFAALNNNGNIKYYKSSAPFAYGQGLVNAADGNVIPDSSSPIFNSTVFSLNVGDKSEVIKLNNGVAVIKVLSEEKADINKLASLDTAQKNTARRELLNTTVANVSIEWENRSIEEARIKRHEIR; translated from the coding sequence ATGTCATCTAATAAAAAAATAGCAATCAAAAAAAAGAGCCCTGTAGTTAAAACTTTGCAATGGCTTGGGGTATCTGCTGTATCTATTTTGCTTATAGTATATTTTTTGGTAATAGATACTACAGGAAGTCAGAGAACTCCTACAATAGGCTCTGTTAATGGTACTCCTATATATTATACTTCTACAAGCCCTTATGGAAAAGCTTTTAGAGAAATAGAGAGCTATTATCAGCAATTTGGTATACCTATGAATGCTGATATATATAATAATATAGAGGATTTGGCTTTTAGAAGAGCTGTTACTACTATACTTTTAGATGATTTGGCAGCAAAAAATATAACTGTAAGTGACAAAATAATACTTCAATATATGCAAAGCCAATTTATAGACAGTAATGGTAATTATAACCAAATGGCTTATGATGCTTTTATTAAAAATACGCCTCAAGCAGAAAAAATTAGAATAGAAAAAGATTTAAAAGAAACAGTTATGGCTCAAACCATAGCTTTAGAGTTATTTAATGGTGTTAAAATTAATTCTTTAGAACTAGAAAGAGAATATATAAAAAATTCAACAAAAAGAGATATTGAGATGCTTTATATAGATGCATCAGATATAGTAAGAAATGCTGATATACTTGAAGTAGATATAGACAAATATTTTAATGACAATAAAACTAATTTTGTACAGGCAGATATATCTTGGATACTTCTTGCTAATGCTAAAGATGCTGAAAATGTATACAAAACACTAAAAAATGATATTACTTTATTTGATAAAACTGCAAAAGAAAAAAGTATATATACAAATGAATATCATTTAGGTTATGTTACAAGAATGGAAATAGATAAAAATATAGCAGATAGAGTATTTACAAACACTCAAACAAATATTGTACTTTCTCCTATTAATGTTAATGGTGTTTACTATGTTGTATTAGTTAATGATATAAGATTACCAGAAAAATACACAGATGTTAATGCTGGTGTTTTAAGAGATAGTTATTTAAATGATAATCTTAAAGTATTGATTGAAGCAGAAAAGGCTAAACAAGTAGAAGTATTAAAAAATGCTGTTTCAAACAACAATAACTTCGCTGCTTTAAATAATAATGGAAATATTAAATACTACAAATCTTCAGCACCATTTGCTTATGGTCAAGGTTTAGTTAATGCTGCAGATGGAAATGTTATCCCAGATTCATCTAGCCCTATATTCAACAGCACTGTATTTTCTTTGAATGTAGGAGATAAAAGTGAAGTTATAAAATTAAATAATGGAGTTGCTGTTATAAAGGTTTTATCAGAAGAAAAGGCAGATATAAACAAACTAGCATCATTAGATACAGCTCAAAAAAATACTGCAAGAAGAGAATTATTAAACACAACTGTTGCTAATGTATCTATTGAATGGGAAAATAGAAGTATTGAAGAAGCAAGAATAAAGAGACATGAAATAAGATAA
- a CDS encoding outer membrane beta-barrel protein, with amino-acid sequence MKFFKILIIMLILSINAFAKNSLEIGIFVPLGVGVGINQYSLTNENPTQQQETNFNNIVKKESRKSGVGFDSGVLLNIGYRFNINKDMSFSLLAEIGYSHDEFSFFRGDVSNKNTSVFMFESMTFGIYPKLNWKKFSFGLAGGIKVPLYVRSVSSYYNYTKNEISRNIENYNASQIKNMFNLPIIPYIKFSVDYSIYTDKKFSFVLGGYVGYDFGLSLKTPLLNNQNAALTKLIKQNISSFDIGFQVGIKILPNY; translated from the coding sequence ATGAAATTTTTTAAAATATTAATAATAATGTTAATTTTATCAATAAATGCATTTGCTAAAAATAGCTTAGAAATTGGCATATTTGTGCCGTTAGGAGTTGGAGTTGGAATAAATCAATATTCTCTTACAAATGAAAATCCAACTCAGCAGCAGGAAACTAATTTTAATAATATTGTAAAAAAAGAAAGTAGAAAATCTGGAGTTGGTTTTGATTCTGGAGTTTTATTAAATATAGGATATAGATTTAATATTAATAAGGATATGAGTTTTAGTTTACTTGCTGAAATAGGCTATTCTCATGATGAGTTTTCTTTTTTTAGAGGAGATGTTAGTAATAAAAATACTTCCGTTTTTATGTTTGAAAGCATGACATTTGGAATATACCCAAAATTAAATTGGAAGAAATTTTCTTTCGGTTTAGCTGGAGGAATAAAAGTGCCGCTATATGTAAGGTCTGTTTCTTCATATTATAATTACACAAAAAATGAAATTAGTAGAAACATTGAAAATTATAATGCCTCTCAAATAAAAAATATGTTTAATCTTCCAATAATACCATATATTAAATTTTCAGTAGACTATTCTATTTATACAGATAAAAAATTTAGTTTTGTTTTAGGCGGATATGTTGGTTATGATTTTGGACTTTCTCTTAAAACGCCTCTTTTAAATAATCAAAATGCAGCTCTAACAAAATTGATAAAGCAAAATATATCAAGCTTTGATATAGGTTTTCAAGTGGGCATAAAAATATTGCCGAATTATTAA
- a CDS encoding motility associated factor glycosyltransferase family protein, with product MIDIRENNLNAIKKNIKAYPINFLDLIENAKKEDNVSLEVIETKSKNLSAKVVKNGKSVLLHSAYDPIKEANTLIKEIEDDIDMVFVFGIGGGYLINALKKININIVVIEPSISFFNLLIDNFRLDKILEDSKITFFIGGYDIEDIEKFISLKTTKKVKFFITRSYSNLFADDALFYQTKVLSIIDKKTININTILRFDKLWAYNIASNVVEIATHYGVNKFFDKYKNIPAVVVSAGPSLEKNIRKLKELKDKAIIIAVDTAMKPLSSHNISPHFVITIDPQKKNSKYFRNINFKDTVLIAESSVDNEAISSFKGAIYFLDSIFPLAKYFMKPLGERGDVTMGGSVSTAAYDFAIRIGANPIIMLGLDLSFPNHQTHIKGSYHEENFFTEIGKLDSYDSRIYKVLVSGNLREEKNVYGESVFTDSRFDMYRNWYEEQCKLNSSKKFYNATEGGVIINAMENITVDELLKKLDNINIEIDKNSEEVNKKNKILSNIKTGLEKIDAEIIELKPYVLNAIKLCDEINSELKRHRKVDKLLEKLSESDIKILNISKINEFLGVTMQRVIKSITEGFEFEDSDYDKSIVGSFKLYEAMKDSIDYNHYIISRALIKINKELTV from the coding sequence ATGATAGATATTAGAGAAAATAATTTAAATGCTATTAAAAAAAATATAAAAGCATATCCTATTAATTTTTTAGATTTAATTGAAAATGCCAAAAAAGAAGATAATGTTTCTTTAGAGGTTATTGAAACAAAATCCAAAAACCTTTCTGCAAAAGTTGTAAAGAATGGAAAGAGTGTTTTGCTTCATAGTGCTTATGACCCTATAAAAGAGGCTAACACTTTAATTAAAGAAATAGAAGATGATATTGATATGGTATTTGTATTTGGCATTGGCGGCGGATATTTAATCAATGCTCTAAAGAAAATTAATATCAATATAGTTGTAATTGAGCCTTCTATTAGTTTTTTTAATTTGCTTATTGATAATTTTAGATTAGATAAAATATTAGAAGATAGTAAGATTACATTTTTTATTGGCGGATATGACATTGAAGATATAGAGAAGTTTATATCTTTAAAAACCACTAAAAAAGTAAAATTTTTTATTACAAGGTCTTACAGCAATTTATTTGCAGATGACGCTTTATTTTATCAAACTAAAGTATTATCTATAATAGACAAAAAAACTATTAATATAAACACGATTTTAAGATTCGATAAATTATGGGCTTATAATATAGCATCAAATGTTGTAGAGATAGCAACTCATTATGGCGTAAATAAGTTTTTTGATAAATATAAAAATATTCCGGCGGTGGTGGTTTCTGCTGGTCCTTCATTAGAGAAAAATATTAGAAAGTTAAAAGAGTTAAAGGATAAAGCAATAATAATAGCTGTAGATACTGCGATGAAGCCGTTATCTAGTCATAATATATCGCCTCATTTTGTTATTACTATTGACCCGCAAAAAAAGAACTCAAAATATTTTAGGAATATTAATTTTAAAGATACTGTTTTAATAGCAGAATCTTCTGTTGATAATGAGGCTATATCGTCATTTAAAGGAGCAATATATTTTTTAGATTCTATATTTCCTCTTGCTAAATATTTTATGAAGCCTTTGGGAGAGAGGGGAGATGTTACTATGGGGGGAAGTGTTTCTACTGCAGCATACGACTTTGCTATTAGAATTGGTGCTAACCCTATAATAATGCTTGGGCTTGATTTGTCTTTTCCTAATCATCAGACACATATAAAAGGAAGCTATCATGAAGAGAATTTCTTCACAGAGATAGGAAAGCTTGATTCTTATGACAGCAGAATATATAAAGTGCTTGTTTCTGGCAATTTGAGAGAAGAGAAAAATGTTTATGGGGAGAGTGTGTTTACAGATTCACGTTTTGATATGTATAGAAATTGGTATGAGGAGCAATGCAAATTAAATAGCAGTAAAAAGTTTTATAATGCCACAGAAGGCGGAGTAATAATCAATGCAATGGAAAACATTACAGTTGATGAGCTTCTTAAAAAACTTGATAATATTAATATAGAAATAGATAAAAACTCTGAAGAAGTAAATAAAAAAAATAAAATATTATCAAATATAAAAACAGGTTTAGAGAAAATAGATGCTGAAATAATAGAGCTTAAGCCTTATGTATTAAATGCTATTAAACTATGCGATGAAATTAACAGTGAATTAAAAAGGCATAGAAAAGTAGATAAACTTTTAGAGAAGTTAAGTGAATCTGACATAAAGATACTTAATATAAGTAAAATTAATGAGTTTTTGGGTGTTACCATGCAGAGGGTTATAAAGTCCATTACAGAGGGTTTTGAGTTTGAAGATAGTGATTATGATAAATCTATAGTGGGCTCTTTTAAGCTTTATGAGGCCATGAAAGACAGTATTGATTATAATCATTATATAATAAGTAGAGCTTTGATAAAGATAAACAAAGAGCTTACAGTTTAA
- a CDS encoding hemolysin III family protein yields MTANSKCIINTKNIKNTQKIGELYSAISHSVGALLSIAGFVLMLIKVNKNYVLPVVVYGVGIILLYTFSSLYHFFPDGKVKRLFRKFDHIGIYIFIAATYTPLCIFSLPKNVGMLILSVIWVCALIGVISNTILIYKSPILTIILYISMGWIIAFAFKPLLREFNILHLSWLIWGGIFYTIGAFLYALGKKYQYKTKQFTHDIFHIFVLMGSFSHYWFLYQYVIS; encoded by the coding sequence ATGACAGCTAATTCAAAATGCATTATAAATACTAAAAACATAAAAAACACTCAAAAAATAGGAGAATTATATTCAGCTATTTCTCACAGTGTAGGAGCTTTACTCTCAATAGCTGGATTTGTTCTTATGCTTATAAAAGTAAATAAAAATTATGTGCTTCCTGTGGTAGTTTATGGCGTTGGTATTATATTATTATATACATTTAGCTCTCTTTATCATTTTTTTCCAGATGGTAAAGTTAAAAGATTATTTCGTAAATTTGACCACATAGGCATATATATTTTTATAGCAGCAACATACACGCCGCTATGCATATTTTCTCTTCCCAAAAATGTTGGAATGCTTATATTATCTGTGATATGGGTATGTGCATTAATCGGCGTGATATCAAATACTATTTTAATATATAAAAGCCCAATACTCACAATAATTTTATATATTTCTATGGGTTGGATTATTGCTTTTGCTTTTAAACCTCTTCTAAGAGAGTTTAATATACTTCATTTAAGCTGGTTAATATGGGGCGGAATATTTTATACTATAGGGGCATTCTTATATGCATTAGGAAAAAAATATCAGTATAAAACTAAACAATTCACACATGACATATTTCATATATTTGTATTAATGGGCTCATTCTCTCATTACTGGTTTTTATACCAATATGTGATTTCTTGA
- a CDS encoding GNAT family N-acetyltransferase gives MNKIIIETNRLILRELNKNSEEDYNSLCEILKDKETMYAYEHGFTEEECREWFERQINRYKTYGFGLWAVILKENNKLIGQAGLTMQNIDIKINGSNELLEIGYLFNKNYWHLGYAIESAISSKEYAFNKLNADRVYSIIRDNNIASQKVAIKNQMKIVTQITKHYYNIDMPHYVFCCKK, from the coding sequence ATGAATAAAATTATTATAGAAACAAACAGGCTAATATTAAGAGAATTAAATAAAAATAGTGAAGAAGATTATAATAGTTTATGCGAGATATTAAAAGATAAAGAAACAATGTATGCTTATGAACATGGCTTTACAGAGGAAGAATGTAGAGAATGGTTTGAAAGGCAAATAAATAGATATAAAACTTATGGATTTGGACTTTGGGCTGTTATATTAAAAGAAAATAATAAACTAATTGGGCAAGCTGGTTTAACGATGCAAAATATTGATATAAAAATTAATGGCTCTAATGAACTGCTTGAGATAGGCTATTTATTTAATAAAAATTATTGGCACTTAGGATATGCTATAGAAAGTGCTATCTCTTCTAAAGAATATGCTTTTAATAAACTAAATGCTGATAGAGTTTATTCTATAATAAGAGATAACAATATAGCCTCTCAAAAAGTCGCTATAAAAAACCAAATGAAAATAGTCACTCAAATAACAAAGCATTATTACAACATAGATATGCCTCATTATGTTTTTTGCTGTAAAAAATAA
- a CDS encoding Bax inhibitor-1/YccA family protein: MANPVLSEKAFDYELRHANEGTMTINGAINKSIILTLVLMLSAMVSVFFVLANSPEMLYPAAIGSSIGAFVLALIMTFKKELAKVLSILYAILEGVAIGAISYVFNAAYDGIVVQAVFFTFADLFIMLLLYRFRIIRVTEKFRSVIVSATLCIAIVYLVNFVMSFLGARIPFLYGSSPLSIGISVVIVVIASLNLLLDFDFMEKGEAYNMPKYFEWYAAFGLLVTLVWLYLEILKLLAKVRSRD, from the coding sequence ATGGCTAATCCAGTTTTATCAGAAAAAGCTTTTGATTATGAATTAAGGCATGCAAATGAAGGCACTATGACTATTAATGGTGCTATAAACAAATCTATCATTCTAACATTAGTTTTAATGCTTTCTGCAATGGTGAGCGTATTTTTTGTTTTAGCAAATAGTCCAGAAATGCTTTATCCTGCTGCTATAGGTTCATCTATAGGGGCTTTTGTTTTGGCTTTAATAATGACTTTCAAAAAAGAGTTGGCAAAGGTTTTATCTATACTTTATGCTATACTTGAGGGTGTTGCTATTGGGGCAATTTCTTATGTATTTAATGCTGCTTATGATGGTATAGTTGTTCAGGCGGTGTTTTTTACTTTTGCTGATTTATTTATTATGCTTCTGCTTTATAGATTTAGAATTATAAGAGTTACAGAAAAGTTTAGAAGTGTAATAGTGTCTGCAACTTTATGTATAGCTATTGTATATTTAGTTAATTTTGTAATGTCATTTTTGGGTGCAAGAATTCCTTTCTTATATGGTTCAAGTCCTTTAAGCATTGGTATTAGTGTTGTTATAGTTGTAATAGCTTCACTTAATTTGCTTTTGGATTTTGACTTTATGGAGAAGGGTGAGGCTTACAACATGCCAAAATATTTTGAATGGTATGCTGCTTTTGGTTTACTTGTTACTTTGGTGTGGTTATATTTAGAGATATTAAAACTTTTAGCAAAGGTAAGAAGCAGAGATTAA
- a CDS encoding HAD family phosphatase → MTDIKLLIFDMDGTLIDSAYLNYYSYSNAFRAFNIELDEEYYYKKCFGLHYKTFVANVLDLNKITEDKDTLIEKIHIKKEEIYLNNLNLLDIHPFIYDTILSNRGKKKLALATTASPNGVYGILKAFKLGEVFDLVLTGADIANKKPHPEIFFKCMEYFNVSNKETIIFEDSEVGLEAAYASEAWVMKVEKWVK, encoded by the coding sequence ATGACAGATATAAAACTATTAATATTTGATATGGACGGTACTCTAATTGATAGTGCCTATTTGAACTATTATTCATACAGCAATGCCTTTAGAGCGTTTAATATAGAACTTGATGAAGAATATTATTATAAAAAATGCTTTGGTTTGCATTATAAAACTTTTGTAGCTAATGTGTTGGATTTAAATAAAATAACAGAAGATAAAGACACTTTAATTGAGAAGATACATATTAAAAAAGAGGAAATATATTTAAACAATCTTAATCTTTTAGATATCCACCCTTTTATTTATGATACAATATTATCTAATAGAGGCAAGAAAAAACTAGCATTGGCAACCACAGCATCGCCAAACGGAGTATATGGCATATTAAAAGCATTTAAATTAGGTGAAGTATTTGATTTAGTTTTAACAGGGGCAGACATAGCAAATAAAAAGCCTCACCCAGAGATATTTTTTAAGTGCATGGAATATTTTAATGTTTCAAATAAAGAGACAATAATATTTGAAGACAGCGAAGTTGGCTTGGAAGCGGCATACGCTAGCGAGGCATGGGTGATGAAGGTAGAGAAGTGGGTTAAGTAA
- a CDS encoding polyprenyl synthetase family protein → MNLKEYMNIRLKDIDNEINNIFKTSNISLENNFLDMLKYPLEAGGKRLRPILTCLACELFNGDYKKAIIPAVSLELIHTYSLVHDDLPAMDNDDLRRGKPTTHVKYGEANAILVGDGLLTHSFEILSNANINDKTLRKLLYEISYAAGVSGMVMGQFIDLYYEERDIDFEMLKILHSKKTGAMIRGAVRVGAIASEKENINLENITKYGEAIGLAFQIQDDILDVISDNETLGKTVGKDEKEGKLTYVKQFGLEGAKEKAIETSKEAIDYLNIYDDNEAKNILIELANYIVERKS, encoded by the coding sequence ATGAATCTTAAAGAATATATGAATATAAGATTAAAAGATATTGATAATGAGATAAATAATATTTTTAAAACTAGCAATATATCATTAGAAAATAATTTTTTAGATATGCTTAAATATCCGCTTGAGGCAGGAGGAAAAAGATTAAGACCGATTTTAACTTGCCTTGCTTGTGAATTATTTAACGGAGATTATAAAAAAGCTATTATACCAGCTGTATCATTAGAACTTATTCATACATATTCTTTGGTTCATGATGATTTGCCTGCTATGGATAATGATGACTTAAGAAGGGGTAAACCTACAACACATGTTAAATATGGAGAAGCTAATGCAATACTTGTTGGGGACGGACTTCTTACTCATTCATTTGAGATTTTATCTAATGCTAATATCAATGATAAAACTTTGAGAAAACTTCTTTATGAGATAAGTTATGCTGCGGGAGTTTCTGGAATGGTTATGGGGCAGTTTATAGATTTGTATTATGAAGAGAGAGACATTGATTTTGAAATGCTTAAAATACTTCACTCTAAGAAAACAGGTGCTATGATTAGGGGAGCTGTGAGAGTGGGAGCTATTGCTTCAGAGAAAGAAAATATTAATTTAGAAAATATTACTAAATATGGAGAGGCTATTGGTTTAGCTTTTCAGATACAAGATGATATACTTGATGTAATTTCTGACAATGAAACTCTTGGTAAAACTGTGGGTAAAGATGAAAAAGAGGGCAAACTTACCTATGTTAAACAGTTTGGGCTTGAGGGGGCAAAAGAGAAGGCAATAGAGACTTCAAAAGAGGCTATAGATTATTTAAATATATACGATGATAACGAAGCAAAAAATATATTAATTGAGCTTGCAAATTATATAGTAGAGAGAAAATCGTGA
- a CDS encoding AAA family ATPase: MKLKISNFAKIEEADIKIDGITVICGDNDTGKSTIGKILFSIFNHDNFKKFIIEEDLKYKIFNILKKLNIKNRFGVPIFIPKDSPIIDKIYRYVNDLSEKVSSKGLINILKNTIEKQYIILVDDDTFDEIAKNILDIISTKNSKLMFEIMTDYFRNIFENQINNLFNKNSNAELELEIKKQKMNIEFKNDECVKFETDFNIIHNAFYIDNPFIVNYINSNIDTDNFILKKTIDDFFTNDNKNVFDSVKNKEILEKVYDVLNSIINAKIVNKDDDFYLHYNENDIEIKLRNLSAGLKSFVIIKRLLENGSLNEKDVLILDEPEIHLHPKWQLIYAELIVLLQKYFNLTITITTHSHYFLEAINRFSKRHNIDERVNFYITEFADNKCNVVFKNVNDNLDIIYEKMFEPLQILKNMRDEEI; encoded by the coding sequence ATGAAATTAAAGATATCTAATTTTGCTAAGATAGAAGAAGCAGATATAAAAATAGACGGCATAACTGTAATATGCGGAGATAATGATACAGGCAAAAGTACTATAGGTAAAATATTATTTTCAATATTTAATCATGATAATTTTAAAAAGTTTATAATAGAAGAAGATTTAAAATATAAAATATTTAATATACTTAAGAAATTAAATATAAAAAATAGATTTGGGGTTCCAATTTTTATTCCTAAAGATAGTCCGATAATAGATAAAATATATCGTTATGTAAATGATTTATCTGAAAAGGTATCATCAAAAGGTTTAATTAATATACTAAAAAATACTATTGAAAAGCAATACATTATTTTAGTTGATGATGATACATTTGATGAAATAGCAAAAAATATATTGGATATTATTTCTACAAAAAATAGTAAATTAATGTTTGAAATAATGACGGATTATTTTAGAAATATTTTTGAAAACCAAATTAATAATTTATTTAATAAAAATTCAAATGCTGAATTGGAATTAGAAATAAAGAAACAAAAAATGAATATAGAGTTTAAAAATGATGAATGTGTAAAATTTGAAACTGATTTTAATATAATTCATAATGCATTTTATATTGATAATCCATTTATAGTTAATTATATAAATAGTAATATTGATACTGATAATTTTATTTTAAAAAAGACAATAGATGATTTCTTTACTAATGATAATAAAAATGTTTTTGATTCTGTAAAAAATAAAGAAATTTTGGAAAAAGTTTATGATGTACTTAACAGTATTATAAATGCTAAAATAGTAAATAAAGATGATGATTTTTATTTGCATTATAATGAAAATGATATTGAAATAAAATTAAGAAATCTTTCAGCAGGATTAAAATCTTTTGTTATAATAAAACGTCTTTTGGAGAATGGTTCTTTAAATGAAAAAGATGTTCTTATATTGGATGAGCCAGAAATACATCTTCACCCAAAATGGCAGCTTATATATGCAGAGTTAATTGTTTTATTACAGAAATATTTTAATTTAACTATTACTATAACTACACATAGTCATTATTTTTTGGAAGCTATTAACAGATTTTCTAAAAGGCATAATATAGATGAAAGGGTTAATTTTTATATTACAGAATTCGCTGATAATAAATGTAATGTAGTATTTAAAAATGTTAATGATAATTTAGATATAATTTATGAGAAAATGTTTGAACCTTTACAGATTTTAAAGAATATGAGAGATGAAGAAATTTAA